The following nucleotide sequence is from Coffea eugenioides isolate CCC68of chromosome 10, Ceug_1.0, whole genome shotgun sequence.
TATGATTATGTTGCCTATCTTTCACATCAAAACGTATTTTTGATATGTCTTCTTGTTGTTTTCAACATATTTCTTCGTCgttgttttggattttttgaCTCTTTTGGTACCAAAATCAACAATTGTCATCTTTGCTTCCATTttatttccaaatccaaaaattcAACATTAGGGCCATCAACAACTCCCAATGTTTCTTAATTTGAATGAAGTGTCAATCTTAAGCGTACGATATTGGCCTATAACAACGCCTTCAGAAGACTTACAAGAAGGCAGGGATGTATATGCATTTCCGGTGGATTTGACGATTACAGGTTTAGTTTTCAGGGTTTGAATATTTTCTAGACCGAATCTAAATATCTAATATAACGGAAGAGATTGTAAGGTACTTTAAAAGGGTAATATTTGGGTTTAAAGGTCCTAATCTAAAACCCCTACTTGAAACTCAAAATACAACAAAGAACCGTATATACATTACTTTTCCATGTCTAAAGTATTTGTGATGGCTCAAGCCTTAAAGCTTCTAAAATTATACATAGAATTCTTAACACAAGTATGAGATTGATGAACAAAAATGAGAAATCTAAATCTCATCTGGAAACTGAATATGGCATAACCTTGGTATGAAACTATACAGCAACTCAATTGTATAGAGGAATTGTTGGTGAggtaaatataactattttgaCTTATAAAGTTAAACATTCagcttttcaaaaatttctagACAAAGCATGCTTATATTTTCAGCAACATTTTGAGTAatcacttcttttctttttgtagaAAAGAATAACTACATTTTAAGAATGGTTAAATAACAATATCAAGGAGTATTACTAAGTTtcttaaaatgataaaattatagATTTATTTCTACAAAAATTTTGGTTGAGGAAAAGGCCACAAGAACTCCAATAAATTATGTTTTAGATATACGAATGGTAAAGAAAAAACCACCTATGaactttaaaattaaaatacaaggtacgcaatttcttttcttttcattttcctttttttttttgtggaaaaatGCACCTagtctttttgttttttaaattgAACACTTTGGTGATAAGCAAAGAGAGATCTTACAAAGGTTCAGAGCACCAGCAAATGCACATATTCTTATTAGTGAATGTAGGCATCCATATCTTGGATCCGGCCTGATTTTGATGGTCTGAAAAATTCGTTTGACAAATTATTGCATATGTAGTAAGATGTGTATTAGGATTGTAACCATGTTAGTCATTGACATATTAGTTATTCAGTTTTCACttaataatttatatttatttgaaaaaataatttgtaTTAACACTTTCATTGTAGGGATTACACATGTTATATATACagaatttcgatttcaaattcaaattattaTTGGTTGTCATGTATCTCAAGTTAATAGTGTATAAAgattaattttaaaaagaattatttttagACTGAATattaaatttacaaataaaaagaaaaagagaaagctATTAATTGACATTCATTACCACTTCCCCGCGAGAAGAAGGTTACAAAACTGCTTAAAGATTCGGTTGAACATAAGTCCAAAACTTCAAGCACTTACCAAAATGCAACACTGCGTGTTCTTGGCTTCTTCTTGCATATATTTTTGTAACTGAAGCTTCCTGTTCTTTTCCTCCATTCATCTCTACCTCGACagaaaactcacttttaatttcttcttcttcaactcaAAAAACTCACAAAAAGTAATGGTCAATCCAGCTCCAGCACCAGCTGGAGGTAATGATGGTGGCAATGGGAACTTAGCTGATTTTGGGGTCTACTTTGACCCTACTGATGCTGAACTGCTTGGTTTCTCGACGAATAAAATCCTGAGTCGACATGAATATTTTCAGGACCTCATTCCCACAGCTAATTTTATTTGGAATTGACCTTGATCTACTCGCATTTGGTAATAtgaactttttccctttttttgtaCCCGTAAATTAACATGCAGTCCTTGTTTGGGGGTTTTACTCATTTTCAGGGTTTTTAATTCTGATCATTGGGTTGCATGTCTATTATTTTAGTGGCATCTCATATCTTGAGAACTTGTTTTAAAGCTTACAAGGTTCTTTACGAGCAATATGTGATTTAAGtcaattattttgattcttgatGTTTTTTCTTTGGCATGCATGTTGATATAAATCAACTATTTTAGGCTTAATTAAACTTTTAATTATGATTGCCTCCTAGCTGTGTATAAGAATCCTGGTCATATAAATACAATACTAAATGATTAAATTTGTGCTCTTGAATCCCTTTTCCTTTAGGGTTTGGTTTAAGAATtggaattttctttatttttttttctttaaaaatattTCTGTTTGTTTATTTCCATTATACCGGCCTCCTTGGACTAGTTAGCTTGTGATTTGTTTTGGAAAACTTGTATTTTTTGTGTGGTAAGATGCATCGTTTGATTATAAAGCTAAAACCCCCTTTTTTTCAAATAGTCCAGCTGGTCAAGTTTTCCTGTAGATTTCATTTGTGTTGATGTTGATTGAAGCAtgcaatgtttttttttttttttaaattatttattgTGATCTCTCGACCAAAtcttttatttatgtatttttaGCACTCTTTTGTTGATGTACTACAGGACGCACATCAGGACTTAGGACAGCTATGTTCCACCTATTGCTGACACATTCACATAGTATTCTTGTAATCCGGCTACACGTACAAGTCTAAGAGGACAAGTATTTGTCAAGATGGAGCAAGAAAAGAAGTTCTAAGTCTAATCCAAAAGCCCTGAAAGTAAGGTTAAAAGTCTATAAGAACGCTGAGAGGATATTTATTATCAAGATCGAGTGGTATTCGGCTGTTGAATTTGATAGATCAGTTCAGAAGAGTATGGATGGGCATGTATATCAGATCATTGCCAATTAGGTAACAATCTATATTTTGTGGTCTGATTATTTTACTGTTTTTATCTCTAGCATTTCTTTAGACAGTCTCTATgttttttctttgtctttttgGGGGTTAGGTAGAATTATCTATATGTCTTTGTGAAGGGTTTGCTGGATTAGGATTGCATAAAATTAGGGTCAAAAAATTGGAGAGACTTACTATGTTCTGCAAGAACGGAGATTATCCGATTGGTAATTGGGAAGTCTAAAAATCTTTCTTACACCAAATGAGATTTTAGTCTAGTAGATTTCCAGTCACTTATATCTagttggaaaaagaaaaaacattggCATTTTCCTTTTAAGCTTCTTATCTCCTGGCACAGTGTTACAGAACACATAGCTTTACAACATCAGAGCTCAAAGATAGCTTGAGGCTGGAGAAGTTTAAGACACAAGTATCTCATCTGTCTTCACATCTCTTTTCCTCTTGGTAAGGTTGGAGACTCAAATTCTTTATCTGAAACATCATTctgttgtaattgtttttctTATTTACTTAATTTCCATGTTCTCCTTTGTTTCATTCTCTGTGGATTGACTCCTAGGTCACATTTTTAGAAACCTAATAACAGCTATGAAGCATGAACAGTCACTTTGTTTGTTGAAACTTCTTACCAGCGGAGATGTTCTAGATCATACATGGTAACCAATCTCCAAATCTTTCAAATTTGTCCTGGATTTTACTCTTCCTTAAATTTAGTGGACTCAACTAGAGCCCGTAATAGCTCCAACAAGTATTAGAGATCAATTTTAATGTAACATCTAATCTAATTTTTTCTTGAAGATTTCTTCTTTGCCTTATTTTATGCGTGTTCTTCATTAACTACATTTCATCTTTAGGTTTTTTCCTGCTGTTTATCTTTCTTTGTTAATCAAGCTTCAGCATGTGATTCTTGTTGCACTCCGGGAAGGGAATGATTTTCTGCGAGGACCGTAGCTCTGCAGGAAATATGCTTGAGCTGCGATTGAGGAATAAAATGTACGAAAAACTTTAAAAGCCCTACAGTCTGATCAGTCTCCAGAAAGGTGGCAAGATGATGCTTTGTGTCATTCTTATAACCTCACTTTCTGCTTCCCTTTTTGATCAATTGCTGCAACGTGAGAAAGGGAAGAAACATAGCACATGCTACTTTGTAGAAAGAAAAGTACTAAGAGATCTTTGGACTATCATAATTAGCTTATGGAGCATCTTGCTCAACTTCACAATTATCTTACATGTTTCATATTTTCTTGGCCATTGAGTTTTCTTGATAATTTACCATTTGAAAGGTATCACATAGGGGGAGTGAGCACCAACTTTGTAACTTTGGCAGTTCCTAAACTCTATATATCAGTGTGCTACATAATTTggcctttctttcttcttctaaaACCAATAACAAATTACTTGTTACGAAAAAGAAATATTGAAGCAAATTGGCTTGAACATGTTTGACTAATCATAGATATTCTTTGATCAATGAAAGTTCATGCACTTTGTTATTCATCTGCCGTGCGGGTGTTCGTTTTTATTTTTGccactcttttcttttatttgtgcAGATAATTTTAGGTATGGTAACGTGAAAATATGGTTTTCTTACACCATGAAGCCAGCAAACAGAAATCTGTTTAATGGAGATGCTTACTGAGGCCCtaaatcaaaactggaaatccGTGTTCGTGGCATGGTGGAAGGCTGCAAAAAAGAGTTCATATACTATCGTGGAATGCAACTTGAGGGAAAAGAACAGACTGTGCATGCAAAGATATAGTGTAAACCCCACATTTTATGCAGCAACTGCAGTGGATGATCAAATTAAACATATGCTTATCCTCTTCCATGACTTGATGTTTCTTTTTCTATGTCAAATTAGTTCCCTTCTATCCAAATTCCAATAAGAAAATGTTTTTGTACTTCTGCCTTTTCCTTTGACTCGAACTTACCTTCAAAGTTGTGCTATATTCTCATAATTAATGGCATTGTCTTTCTTCTTACAGATAGCACAACTT
It contains:
- the LOC113750128 gene encoding uncharacterized protein LOC113750128 gives rise to the protein MEMLTEALNQNWKSVFVAWWKAAKKSSYTIVECNLREKNRLCMQRYSIAQLVQCKIFKGRLHPLKATETIEEVESSGTPDDQPWRFCKGMLFVTDEPQTF